The Xenopus tropicalis strain Nigerian chromosome 2, UCB_Xtro_10.0, whole genome shotgun sequence genome window below encodes:
- the kcna10 gene encoding potassium voltage-gated channel subfamily A member 10, whose product MEALDKVFEHPEETELHKDVSATKVAISSYVNQNLNWKAPGNENLNNETEHFRFNSKSHDCLFLELMSMEEGDQRVFINIAGLRFETHLKTLSEFPDTLLGDPKKRIHYFDSMRNEYFFDRNRPSFDGILYYYQSGGKIRRPANVPIDVFADEINFYELGNEAMDQFRDDEGFLKDPEIPLPTNDYYKQFWLLFEYPESSTAARGMALVSVLVIIISILIFCMETLPEFREERDLYFYRGTGNYSESTTHPSTFTDPFFMIETTCIAWFSFELVVRFVVCPSTSAFFRNIMNIIDLVSIIPYFVTLVTELFKQTEPVGQQNMSLAILRIVRLVRVFRIFKLSRHSKGLQILGQTLKASMRELGLLIFFLFIGVILFSSAVYFAEVDEPQSQFLSIPDGFWWAVVTMTTVGYGDMCPITLSGKVVGTLCAIAGVLTIALPVPVIVSNFNYFYHRETENEERHSLPVEVEKISLGNLIRAGSSSSLKKNNGSCVSDKNGKT is encoded by the coding sequence atggaagCACTGGACAAAGTTTTTGAACACCCAGAGGAAACTGAGCTCCACAAAGATGTCTCAGCAACAAAAGTAGCTATTTCAAGCTATGTAAACCAAAATTTGAACTGGAAGGCGCCAGGAAATGAGAACTTAAACAATGAAACTGAACATTTCAGGTTTAACAGCAAATCACATGATTGCTTATTCTTGGAACTTATGAGCATGGAAGAGGGAGACCAGAGAGTCTTTATAAATATCGCGGGTCTAAGATTTGAAACACATCTTAAAACACTCAGCGAGTTCCCAGACACTCTCCTGGGGGATCCAAAGAAAAGAATTCATTACTTTGATTCCATGAGGAACGAATATTTTTTTGATAGAAACCGGCCAAGTTTTGATGGGATTTTATATTACTATCAGTCTGGTGGGAAAATTAGGCGCCCAGCAAACGTACCCATAGATGTCTTTGCAGATGAGATCAATTTTTATGAGCTTGGTAATGAAGCTATGGACCAGTTTAGAGATGATGAAGGTTTTCTAAAGGACCCAGAGATTCCCTTACCAACTAATGACTATTACAAACAATTTTGGCTGCTCTTTGAATATCCTGAAAGCTCAACTGCTGCAAGAGGGATGGCACTTGTGTCTGTATTGGTTATAATAATATCCATACTCATCTTCTGCATGGAAACCTTACCAGAGTTCAGAGAAGAAAGAGATCTCTACTTCTACAGGGGAACTGGAAATTACTCTGAGAGCACAACCCATCCAAGCACATTTACTGATCCATTTTTCATGATAGAGACTACGTGCATAGCATGGTTTTCATTTGAACTGGTTGTCAGGTTTGTCGTCTGCCCAAGTACTTCTGCATTCTTTCGGAACATTATGAATATTATTGATCTTGTGTCTATCATTCCATATTTTGTGACTTTGGTAACGGAACTATTCAAGCAAACAGAACCTGTTGGGCAGCAAAACATGTCCTTAGCAATTTTAAGAATTGTTCGACTAGTCAGGGTGTTCAGAATTTTTAAGCTATCTAGACACTCAAAAGGACTTCAGATTCTAGGACAAACTCTGAAAGCCAGCATGAGAGAGCTTGGtttgttaatattttttctcttcaTTGGTGTAATTCTATTCTCCAGTGCTGTATACTTTGCTGAAGTCGATGAACCTCAGTCCCAATTTTTAAGTATCCCAGATGGATTCTGGTGGGCTGTGGTAACAATGACAACTGTTGGTTATGGTGATATGTGTCCTATTACATTGTCGGGAAAGGTGGTTGGTACTTTGTGTGCTATTGCAGGCGTCTTGACTATTGCACTCCCGGTACCTGTGATAGTATCCAACTTCAATTACTTCTATCACAGGGAAACTGAGAATGAAGAAAGACATAGTTTACCAGTGGAAGTGGAAAAAATCAGTTTAGGAAACCTAATACGAGCGGGAAGTTCATCCTCGCTAAAGAAAAACAACGGCTCTTGCGTTTCTGACAAAAATGgcaaaacctga